TTCAACTTCATTATTTCTTCACATAAAAGAGTAACATTACATTTAACACcatgttttttttcaaacaagaaaataaaggtaaataaataaactcaataacaATAGCTTTCTTTCCTTTCCCTTCTCTGTTGATGATCGTCGGGCTCATGTTTAGTAGGTATTTTCCGGCACAGTTCCATTCGAATCAAGTtccggcgccggcgccggcgcTGCCTCCACCGCTATCTTCTTCCTGTAATTCTTCTTCACAAAGATTTTGCACAAAACCCAATTCTCCAATGGGAAATCAGCTAGGCGATATTCGTCCATGAACCACTCAGTCTTGGAACCGTTGGGAGATTTCCCAACGTAAAAGACATGAGTTTTCTTCATACCCACAATCCGAAATTGATTAGAAAAGACATCGATTTGCTCTTCGACTCCGGTTGCTTTCCAGAAGCCGTTACCGGCGGCCATGTTTGACCTGTTTGAATTTGAGTAGTTGGGTTCATGTTTGCTGAAGAAATACCTCTTCTTCTCGGGATCACCTGCCGGAAAATAAATTAATCGCCGGAGATTGCAGATTGAAAAAACAGAACAAGTTAATTAGAGAAATGCATATACCTGGTAGAAGCCAGGGATCGAATTGGCAGACGTTGATTTCGGGTATAAAGTAAGGGGGTAATGGGAAAGACATGACCTTTCTGTAGAGGTAATGAAGAACGAGTTCTTCATCGGTTGGGTGAAAACGAAAACCAGGTTCAGAAATGAGACCGCCATTGTTGAGAAGACAATCCATTTTCAGAACAGatgaagagaaagaaagaagaagggtTGGGAGATCATAGTGAGCATGGGAGTTCATATTTATAGTGTTTTTTTGGAAGCAAGGAAGACCATAAACGGAAAAAAGCCCTTTTGAGTAAACAATACTCAAACCTCTTCTCTTTTCaggaatttattaataaacataaaaacacttgtcaatgttcttgtttttgttctttttgataatccctaaaaaaaaatatactttaactCATGATTCGTTCTGAGATTTTgaagaaatgttttttttttttttaatataatgacattgataaaaaaaaaattgagtaaaggcaattttaattttttaattaatgaattaaataatgtgATCGATAAATGGGGGTGCAGTCttaaaatcaaatacaattcatatttaaaatgttttaagttaaaTGATTCATGATTATAGGAGAGTTGATTCTTAACTTATAATTgaccatttataaaaatatcgaATTTTAAGTGATTAATgaattatgtatttataaaaaaaagaattggcCTACTTAAGAATGTATAAACTTGATTATATGTTGGGTAACgtacttatattatttttttattttcatttttttatgtaatatttgtCGTTAATATTAaacgatttttatcatttgtaatataaatgtaaattcaaaataaataaataaaatattaatttaaatctttaatgacattttgaataactttattttgattttgaggaagaaaaatatttaattagtctTTAAATAAGAATGAACTACATTTGTACatatttgagtttaaaaaaaaaaacagcttAGCGCTATTTCATTAGAAA
This is a stretch of genomic DNA from Impatiens glandulifera chromosome 4, dImpGla2.1, whole genome shotgun sequence. It encodes these proteins:
- the LOC124935504 gene encoding NAC domain-containing protein 83-like encodes the protein MNSHAHYDLPTLLLSFSSSVLKMDCLLNNGGLISEPGFRFHPTDEELVLHYLYRKVMSFPLPPYFIPEINVCQFDPWLLPGDPEKKRYFFSKHEPNYSNSNRSNMAAGNGFWKATGVEEQIDVFSNQFRIVGMKKTHVFYVGKSPNGSKTEWFMDEYRLADFPLENWVLCKIFVKKNYRKKIAVEAAPAPAPELDSNGTVPENTY